The following coding sequences are from one Lolium rigidum isolate FL_2022 chromosome 6, APGP_CSIRO_Lrig_0.1, whole genome shotgun sequence window:
- the LOC124662082 gene encoding E3 ubiquitin-protein ligase SIRP1-like, with product MGELVVAGRYWCHMCATAVSPVAADAGMEIKCPYCSSGFLEEMETARSSVANGSGHAHAHAHGGTYPSADNAISIWAPIIDSMVGDPVRRRRSNRRTVDAVAAAEDELDNVDFSRRRRRATAFLRLLQAIRERQLQRLESAASLSGTGTGLEAEHYSPFGRSIFAAAPLGEHGMALGDYFLGPGLDALMQQLSESEAGRQGTPPAKKDAVEALPTVEVCGGCNEEDAASCAVCLEDYASGERARELPCRHRFHSHCIVPWLEIHSSCPVCRFQLPADDEPKNSCGSGSGSNSGTTTTTTTYVTYVSADVNDSGDGHGNEIGDGGGEAAGNAAVEHDDGGTEAEEGNVSRLPASISWLNSLFPQQAPSPSSTSTSGSSSRYYED from the coding sequence ATGGGGGAGCTGGTGGTCGCCGGGAGGTACTGGTGCCACATGTGCGCCACGGCGGTGAGCCCTGTAGCGGCGGACGCAGGGATGGAGATCAAGTGCCCGTATTGCAGCAGCGGCTTCCTCGAGGAGATGGAGACCGCCCGCAGCAGCGTCGCCAACGGCAGTGGCCACGCCCACGCCCACGCCCACGGCGGAACTTACCCCAGCGCCGACAACGCGATCTCCATCTGGGCGCCGATCATCGACAGCATGGTCGGTGATCccgtccggcgccgccgcagcAACCGGCGTACTGTGGATGCCGTCGCTGCCGCAGAGGACGAGCTGGACAACGTCGACTTCTCGCGGCGCCGACGTCGCGCCACCGCGTTCTTGCGGCTCCTGCAGGCGATCCGGGAGCGCCAGCTCCAGCGCCTTGAATCCGCTGCCTCCCTCAGTGGCACCGGTACCGGCCTCGAGGCAGAGCACTACAGCCCTTTCGGCCGGAGCATCTTCGCCGCCGCCCCCCTCGGCGAGCACGGCATGGCGCTGGGCGACTACTTTCTTGGCCCCGGACTGGACGCGCTGATGCAGCAGCTGTCCGAGAGCGAGGCGGGCCGGCAGGGCACGCCGCCGGCGAAGAAGGACGCCGTGGAGGCGCTGCCGACCGTGGAGGTGTGCGGCGGCTGCAACGAGGAGGACGCGGCCAGCTGCGCTGTGTGCCTGGAGGACTACGCCTCCGGCGAGCGCGCCCGGGAGCTGCCCTGCAGGCACAGGTTCCACTCACACTGCATTGTGCCTTGGCTGGAGATACACAGCTCGTGCCCCGTCTGCAGGTTCCAGCTGCCGGCCGACGACGAGCCGAAGAACTCATGCGGCAGCGGCAGTGGGAGTAACagcggcaccaccaccaccaccaccacctatgtCACCTATGTTAGTGCTGATGTCAACGACAGCGGCGATGGCCATGGCAATGAGATTGGCGATGGCGGGGGAGAGGCAGCGGGCAATGCCGCCGTTGAGCACGATGATGGTGGTACGGAAGCTGAAGAAGGAAACGTGAGCCGACTGCCGGCGTCGATTTCGTGGCTCAATAGCCTCTTCCCTCAGCAGgcgccatcgccgtcgtccacttCGACTTCCGGCAGCAGCTCGCGGTACTATGAGGACTAG
- the LOC124660490 gene encoding pyruvate kinase, cytosolic isozyme-like produces the protein MVSNGQLSQPQAGAEEYGVAVMRRRPKTKIVCTLGPASRSVEMVEKLLRAGMCVARFNFSHGSHDYHQETLDNLRAAMERTGILCAVMLDTKGPEIRTGFLKDGKPIQLKKGQEITISTDYSIQGDDKTISMSYKKLAVDLKPGSVILCADGTITLTVLHCDKEQGLVRCCCENTAMLGERKNVNLPGVVVDLPTLTEKDKEDILQWGVPNKIDMIALSFVRKGSDLVEVRKVLGEHAKSIMLMSKVENQEGVANFDDILAQSDAFMVARGDLGMEIPVEKIFYAQKVMIFKCNIQGKPVVTATQMLESMIKSPRPTRAEATDVANAVLDGTDCVMLSGETAAGAYPELAVQTMAKICLEAESCVDYSAVFKSIMLSAPIPMSPLESLASSAVRTANSAKATLILVLTRGGTTARLVAKYRPSMPILSVVVPELKTVEFDWICSDEGPARQSLIVRGVIPMLSAGTAKAFDSEATDEALKFAVKSAKEAGLCNPGESIVALHRIGNASVIKLLTV, from the exons ATGGTGTCCAACGGCCAGCTCTCGCAGCCGCAGGCGGGCGCCGAGGAGTACGGCGTCGCCGTGATGCGCCGCCGGCCCAAGACCAAGATCGTCTGCACGCTCGGCCCGGCCTCGCGCTCCGTCGAGATGGTAGAGAAGCTGCTCCGCGCGGGGATGTGCGTCGCCCGCTTCAACTTCTCACACGGCTCGCACGACTACCACCAGGAGACGCTCGACAACCTGCGCGCCGCCATGGAGCGAACCGGGATCCTTTGCGCCGTCATGCTCGACACCAAG GGTCCAGAGATCCGTACTGGATTTTTGAAAGATGGGAAGCCTATTCAGCTGAAGAAGGGTCAAGAAATCACAATATCCACAGATTATAGCATTCAGGGCGATGACAAGACAATATCGATGAGCTATAAGAAGCTAGCAGTTGATCTGAAGCCAGGAAGTGTCATATTATGTGCTGATGGTACCATCACTCTTACTGTGCTTCATTGTGATAAAGAGCAAGGTCTTGTTCGCTGCTGTTGTGAGAACACTGCTATGCTTGGTGAGAGGAAGAATGTGAATCTTCCAGGGGTTGTTGTTGATCTCCCAACTCTCACTGAAAAGGACAAGGAGGATATTCTTCAATGGGGTGTCCCGAACAAGATTGACATGATTGCCTTGTCGTTTGTCCGCAAAGGTTCAGATCTTGTGGAGGTCAGGAAGGTACTTGGGGAGCATGCAAAGTCAATTATGCTGATGTCAAAG GTTGAGAACCAAGAGGGAGTAGCTAACTTTGATGATATCCTGGCACAGTCTGATGCTTTTATGGTTGCAAGAGGTGATTTGGGAATGGAAATTCCTGTAGAGAAGATCTTTTATGCACAGAAGGTGATGATTTTCAAGTGCAACATTCAGGGCAAGCCAGTGGTGACTGCAACCCAGATGCTGGAGTCTATGATCAAGTCCCCTCGCCCTACTCGAGCAGAAGCAACCGATGTTGCCAATGCAGTTCTTGATGGCACCGACTGTGTCATGCTCAGTGGTGAGACAGCTGCTGGGGCTTATCCAGAACTGGCAGTGCAAACTATGGCCAAGATCTGCTTGGAGGCGGAGTCATGCGTTGACTATTCAGCTGTTTTCAAGTCAATCATGTTATCAGCCCCAATTCCTATGAGCCCGTTGGAGAGTCTTGCATCATCAGCCGTCCGCACAGCGAACTCAGCTAAAGCAACGCTTATCTTGGTGCTTACTAGGGGAGGAACAACTGCAAGGCTTGTAGCCAAGTATAGGCCATCGATGCCCATACTGTCTGTTGTGGTTCCTGAGCTGAAGACCGTGGAGTTTGACTGGATCTGCAGCGACGAGGGGCCTGCCAGGCAAAGCCTTATCGTGAGGGGCGTGATCCCTATGCTGAGTGCTGGCACTGCAAAGGCGTTTGACAGCGAAGCCACGGACGAGGCACTCAAGTTTGCTGTGAAGAGTGCGAAGGAGGCGGGGCTTTGCAACCCTGGTGAATCCATCGTGGCCCTTCACCGCATCGGGAATGCATCTGTCATCAAGCTCTTGACTGTGTGA